Below is a genomic region from Kribbella qitaiheensis.
TCACCAAGAACGTCTGAGGGGAGGCAACAACCATGTTCATCAACACTTACTCGATCCAGGCGGAGACCGCCTACCGACAAGAGCGGACCAAGCGCGAGTTCCGGGTCACCCCCCGGAAGGAGAGCCAGCAGCAGGCCCCCAAGCCTGAACCGCGGCAAGCGCGCCGGGCCCTGCGACCCACCCACGCCGCATGACCCCCGCATCCACCGTCCCCGACCGGTTACTCCAGGTCGGGGACGGTGTTCTTTCTCCCGACCCTCACCCAGCCGGTGGTACAGGTGTTCGGACAGTGATTCTTTCGGCCGCGGACAGCGCGCGGACGGGATGCCGTCGATTTGTGTCGGCTCCAGGGGCGAAGATGGACGACGTGCCCTGGACCTCGACACCCCTCGTCGGCCGCTCGACCGAGATGGCCGCCCTGCTCAGCACCGTCGACGACGCGAAAACGCGTCGCGCCGGTGCAGTTCTGCTGTCCGGTGACGCGGGCGTCGGCAAGACCCGGCTGCTAGACGAGGTCGCGACCGGCGCGCACGAGCGCGGGTTCGGTGTCCTGGTCGGGCACTGCACCGACTTCGGCGACGCCGGGCCTGCCGTACCTCGCCTTCACCGAGATCTTCGGCCGGCTGGCCGGGGAGCGCCCCGACCTGGTCGAGAGCGTGCTCGACAACTTCCCCGCGATCAGCCGGCTGCTGCCCACGCACCGGCTGATCGGCGCGCCCGCCGTTCCGCAGGACGGCCAGCTGGACCGCGCCGCCCTGTTCGACGCCGTGCTCGGGGCCTTCACCGCGCTGTCCACCAGCGAGCCGCTGCTGGTGATCATCGAGGACGCGCACTGGGCAGACGACTCGACGCGGGACCTGATCGGTTTCCTGCTCACCCGGCTGACCTCGCAACGGCTCGCGCTGGTGGTCTCGTACCGCAGCGACGACCTGCACCGTCGGCACCCGCTGCGCCGGCCGATCGCCGAGTGGTCCCGCATCCCGCGCGTACGCCGGGTGAACGTGGCTCCGTTGAACGCCGACGAGTCCCTGACCCTGCTCAACGAGCTGACCACCGAACCGCTGTCGGAGGTCGAAGTACGGCGGATTCTGGAGCGGGCCGGGGGGAACGCCTTCTTCACCGAGGAGCTGGTCGCCGCCGCATCCATGGGCGACGGCGACATGGTGCCACCGGATCTGGCCGATCTCCTGCTGGTCCGCCTCGACCCACTGTCGGACGACGCGCGCCAGGTCGCCCGGGTGATCGCCGTCGCCGGGCGACGCGTTCCGCACACCCTGCTGACCGCCGTGGCCGGGCTGCCGGACCGCGAGCTCGACGCCGCGCTCCGGGAGCTCATCGACGCGCACATCATCGAGCACCCCGGCAACGCGAGCTACTACTTCCGGCACGCGCTGCTGGCCGAGGCTGTGTACGACGACCTGCTGCCGGGCGAGCGGGTGCGCCAGCACGCGGCGTACGCGAAAGCACTGAAGGACCAGACAGTCGCCGGTACTGCGGCGGAGCTGGCTGGGCACGCCACCAGGTCGCATGATCTGGCGACCGCCTTCGAAGCACGGGTGCGGGCCGGTCAGGAGGCGATCTCGGTCGCTGCGCCGCAGGAGGCACTGAAGCACTACGAGATGGCGCTGGAGCTGTATCCGAACGCGGCCGAGGACGCCAGCATCGACAAGACCTGGCTCGTCGTCGCGACGGCAAAGGCAGCCGCCCTCTCGGCGCAGCAACCGCGAGCTCTGAAGTTGCTCCGCAAGGCCCTGGTCGAGCTGCCGGCCGATGCTCCGCGCCTCCAGCGGGCCCAGCTGTTGATGCCGCTGGCCGAGATCGCGCTGTACATCGACTACGACCAGGAGGCGCACGAGGCCATCACCCAGGCTCTGCGGCTGACCTCGGACGAGCCTGCGAGCGTGTTCAAGGCAGAGGTCATGTCGCTGTACGCGCGGGTCTCGGACGCGCTCGGCCGGCCGATGGAGGCAGAGCGCTGGGCGCTCGAGGCGGTCCAGATCGCCCGCGAGGTCGGCCAGGAGTCGGCAGCGGGCGACGCCGGGATCACCCTCGCCATCCTTCGCCGCCGTGCGGGTGACCCCGTCGCCGCGGCGAAACAGTTGGAGGAGGCCGCCGTACGGGCCCAGCTGGCCGGAGACCCGGCGGCCGAAGTACGCAGCCGGTTCCTGCTCGGCTCTACCCACTACGAACAAGGTGACCTGGTCAATGCCAGGACTGCCCTTCAGGACGCCGCTCTGCGGGCGGGCGAGCTCGGACGGCAGTGGGCCGCGTACGGGTTCGACGCCCGGCGGATGCTCGCGCTGACCCAGTTCATGCTCGGCGATTGGGACGGCGCAGCTGCCACCGCCCGGGTCGGTTCGATGACGCCGATCGCGGCGGAGGCCGCTTTGCGCGGCGTGGGCCTGGCTGTCCGGGGCGGGCGCGGCGACACCTCGGTTGCCGAGGACCTGGAACGGCTGCGCAAGTGGTGGTCGCTCGATGTGATGCTGCCGATCATCGGGTTGCAGCCCGCGGTGGACGCCTATCGCGCGCTGGGTCAGACCGCCGAGGCGGAGAAGCTCATCGCCGACGTATCGGCGCTGTGTG
It encodes:
- a CDS encoding helix-turn-helix transcriptional regulator encodes the protein MSWSGTAPTSATPGLPYLAFTEIFGRLAGERPDLVESVLDNFPAISRLLPTHRLIGAPAVPQDGQLDRAALFDAVLGAFTALSTSEPLLVIIEDAHWADDSTRDLIGFLLTRLTSQRLALVVSYRSDDLHRRHPLRRPIAEWSRIPRVRRVNVAPLNADESLTLLNELTTEPLSEVEVRRILERAGGNAFFTEELVAAASMGDGDMVPPDLADLLLVRLDPLSDDARQVARVIAVAGRRVPHTLLTAVAGLPDRELDAALRELIDAHIIEHPGNASYYFRHALLAEAVYDDLLPGERVRQHAAYAKALKDQTVAGTAAELAGHATRSHDLATAFEARVRAGQEAISVAAPQEALKHYEMALELYPNAAEDASIDKTWLVVATAKAAALSAQQPRALKLLRKALVELPADAPRLQRAQLLMPLAEIALYIDYDQEAHEAITQALRLTSDEPASVFKAEVMSLYARVSDALGRPMEAERWALEAVQIAREVGQESAAGDAGITLAILRRRAGDPVAAAKQLEEAAVRAQLAGDPAAEVRSRFLLGSTHYEQGDLVNARTALQDAALRAGELGRQWAAYGFDARRMLALTQFMLGDWDGAAATARVGSMTPIAAEAALRGVGLAVRGGRGDTSVAEDLERLRKWWSLDVMLPIIGLQPAVDAYRALGQTAEAEKLIADVSALCADAFQTDWFMARIRFSALGLQLLSHRVVSEPSAAAELVARGAELVGDGQATAEKGTPPGRVLGAEGIAWLARLEAEWERLRWLAGIDAPTAEEHVATWRRTVDAFGYGYVFEQAWSRVHLSAALRAAGRMTDAHEQTQLATEVARQLGAKPLLDELGGAEAGMGPAALTARETEVLALLAEGRTNRQLARELYISEKTVSVHVSNILAKLGVRSRTEAAAVARRDGLLDS